The Pantoea nemavictus genome includes a region encoding these proteins:
- a CDS encoding aldolase, producing the protein MTEQQAREEMVQLGASFFQRGYATGSAGNLSLLLEDGNLLATPTGSCLGELQADRLSKVTLQGEWLSGDKPSKEVAFHRALYLNNPNCKAVVHLHSHYLTALSCLSDLDSENCIRPFTPYVVMRVGDVPVVPYYKPGDQRLADDLATLASRYNAFLLANHGPVVVGKSLREAANNTEELEETARLMFTLGDRPIRYLTDSEVAELRNY; encoded by the coding sequence ATGACCGAACAACAAGCACGCGAAGAGATGGTCCAGCTCGGCGCGTCCTTCTTCCAGCGCGGTTACGCCACCGGTTCGGCAGGTAATCTGTCGCTGCTGCTGGAGGATGGCAATCTGTTAGCTACGCCTACCGGCTCCTGCCTCGGCGAGCTGCAGGCCGATCGCCTGTCGAAAGTGACGCTACAGGGCGAATGGCTTTCCGGTGATAAGCCCTCAAAAGAGGTGGCATTTCATCGCGCACTCTATCTCAACAATCCAAACTGCAAAGCGGTGGTGCATCTGCACAGCCACTATTTGACGGCGCTCTCCTGCCTGAGCGATCTCGACAGCGAAAACTGCATTCGCCCCTTCACGCCGTACGTGGTAATGCGCGTCGGTGATGTACCGGTGGTGCCATATTACAAACCAGGCGATCAGCGGCTAGCGGACGATTTGGCCACTCTGGCCTCGCGTTATAACGCTTTCCTGCTGGCCAATCACGGCCCGGTAGTGGTGGGTAAATCCTTGCGCGAAGCCGCTAATAACACTGAAGAACTGGAAGAGACCGCGCGTTTGATGTTTACGCTCGGCGACCGCCCGATTCGTTATCTGACCGATAGCGAAGTGGCGGAATTGAGGAACTACTGA
- a CDS encoding HPr family phosphocarrier protein: MPKFAANLSTQFGELPFIERFAAAANAGFRAVEFLFPYDFPAEMIKAELEKHQLELVLFNTAAGNVQAGEWGVSAIPGREGEARADIDRALEYALALNCQQVHIMAATVPNGADRAAYETTFVQNMHYAAERFAPHGIRLLLEALNPVTKPNYLYSSQYQTLAMMARIDRPNVFTQLDLFHAQLVDGNLTHLIREYAGRYRHIQIASAPHRHEPDEGEINYTYLFNLLDEVGYDGWVGCEYIPRGRTEAGLGWFAPYAK, from the coding sequence ATGCCTAAGTTTGCAGCCAACTTATCGACCCAATTCGGCGAACTGCCGTTTATCGAACGCTTTGCCGCCGCGGCAAACGCCGGCTTCCGCGCCGTCGAATTCCTGTTCCCGTATGACTTTCCCGCCGAGATGATTAAAGCCGAGCTGGAGAAACATCAGCTGGAGCTGGTGCTGTTCAACACCGCGGCAGGCAATGTGCAGGCGGGCGAATGGGGCGTTTCTGCGATCCCAGGACGTGAAGGTGAGGCGCGCGCCGATATCGATCGGGCGCTGGAGTATGCGCTGGCGCTCAATTGTCAGCAGGTGCATATCATGGCGGCAACGGTGCCAAACGGTGCCGATCGCGCCGCTTATGAAACCACTTTTGTGCAGAACATGCATTACGCCGCGGAACGTTTCGCGCCGCACGGTATTCGCCTGCTGCTGGAAGCGCTGAACCCCGTCACTAAGCCGAACTACCTCTACTCCAGCCAGTATCAAACGCTGGCGATGATGGCGCGTATCGATCGTCCGAACGTCTTTACCCAGCTCGATCTGTTTCATGCGCAGCTGGTGGACGGCAATCTGACTCATCTGATTCGCGAATATGCCGGGCGGTATCGTCATATCCAGATCGCCTCGGCACCGCATCGTCACGAACCGGATGAAGGTGAGATTAATTACACCTATCTGTTCAATCTGCTGGATGAGGTGGGCTACGACGGTTGGGTGGGATGTGAATATATCCCGCGCGGCCGCACCGAAGCCGGTCTTGGCTGGTTCGCGCCATACGCAAAATA
- the otnK gene encoding 3-oxo-tetronate kinase, which produces MRLGVIADDFTGATDIASFLVQNGLPTIQFNGVPEGHDELSAQAIVISLKSRSCPAQQAIDQSLAALQWLQQQGCDRFYFKYCSTFDSTEHGNIGPVTDALLQALGETQTVISPSLPVNGRTVYQGYLFVADQLLSESGMRHHPVTPMTDSNLVRLMTRQAKGQAAVINAAQLDQGADAVRTQLDALKAQGINYVVLDALHEQHLLTQGEALKEMRLVTGGSGLAIGIARAWATQQQNRDAEQAGRPQGERAVVISGSCSQMTNRQVEAYRQHAPSHEVRVERCLDDVAGYAQELCDWVAAHHQPDLAPLLFATADAQQLQAIQQQYGAARSSEAVEQLFAAVTRELKARGWQRFIVAGGETSGVVAQSLGVTAFHIGPMISPGVPWVRDIQQPLSLALKSGNFGDEQFFARAQTEFSR; this is translated from the coding sequence ATGCGTTTAGGCGTAATCGCGGACGACTTTACTGGCGCCACCGACATTGCCAGCTTCCTGGTACAGAACGGTCTGCCGACCATTCAGTTCAACGGCGTGCCAGAAGGTCACGATGAGTTAAGCGCGCAGGCGATTGTTATCAGCCTGAAGTCGCGCTCGTGCCCGGCCCAGCAGGCCATCGATCAGTCGCTGGCGGCGCTGCAGTGGCTGCAACAGCAGGGCTGCGATCGCTTCTATTTCAAATATTGCTCCACTTTCGACAGCACCGAGCATGGCAACATCGGTCCGGTGACCGATGCGCTGTTGCAGGCGCTAGGCGAAACGCAAACGGTGATCTCGCCGTCGCTGCCGGTCAACGGTCGTACGGTGTATCAGGGCTATCTGTTTGTTGCCGACCAGCTGCTGTCCGAATCGGGCATGCGCCATCATCCGGTGACGCCAATGACTGACAGTAATCTGGTGCGCCTGATGACGCGTCAGGCCAAAGGTCAGGCAGCGGTAATCAATGCAGCACAGCTGGATCAAGGTGCCGATGCGGTGCGTACGCAGCTCGATGCGCTGAAAGCGCAGGGCATCAACTATGTGGTGCTGGACGCGCTGCACGAGCAGCATCTGCTGACGCAGGGCGAGGCGCTGAAAGAGATGCGTCTGGTGACCGGCGGTTCAGGTCTGGCGATTGGGATTGCCCGCGCCTGGGCGACGCAGCAACAGAACCGCGATGCCGAACAAGCCGGTCGTCCACAGGGCGAGCGCGCGGTGGTGATTTCTGGATCCTGCTCGCAGATGACCAACCGTCAGGTAGAGGCCTATCGCCAGCACGCGCCATCGCATGAAGTGCGGGTTGAACGCTGCCTCGACGATGTTGCTGGCTATGCGCAGGAACTATGCGATTGGGTTGCCGCCCATCATCAGCCCGATCTGGCACCGTTGCTGTTTGCCACTGCCGATGCGCAGCAGCTACAGGCTATTCAGCAGCAGTACGGTGCGGCACGCAGCAGTGAAGCGGTTGAGCAGCTGTTTGCCGCCGTCACGCGCGAACTCAAAGCGCGCGGCTGGCAGCGCTTTATCGTCGCCGGCGGCGAAACCTCGGGCGTGGTAGCGCAAAGCCTGGGCGTCACCGCGTTCCATATTGGACCGATGATTTCACCGGGCGTGCCGTGGGTGCGTGACATCCAGCAGCCGCTGTCGCTGGCGCTGAAATCAGGCAACTTTGGCGACGAGCAGTTCTTTGCCCGCGCACAAACGGAGTTTTCACGATGA